The window CGTGATCCGGCTGACCAATGCGGTCGAAGAGCTTCCCAAGGCCGAGGCGACAGTGGGCGACAAGCGGACGCATGGCGTGGAGCTCGGCGAGTGCCAGAGCCTGCCGGTAGCGAGCTAAGCCGCTTTCGGCATCGAACTCGTCTGGATGCGTTGCTAACTCACCAAGAAGTAGCAGCGCATGGGCTTTGAAGCCAGGCTGGCGCCGGGCGAGTTCAATCGAGCGACAGCCTAGGCGCCGCGCCTGGTCGAGCCGGCCGATGAGCAGCAAGGCGCGACTCAACGCGTGGTAGGCCCAGCTGCTATGACCAACAATTCCCCTCGTCTCCTGAAGCTCGAGGAGCCGCTCACCCTCTCGCACCCGGCTCAATGCCTCGTCAGCCTCGCCAATCTGCGCCAGCGTCCAGGCTGAGGAAGCGACCGCCCAGGGAAGAAGCACGGCGACTTCTAAAGTCCCAGGTATGTTCAACCATTGGTCGACTAGTAAGCGAGCCTTCACCCAGTCGCCTTTGAAAAGGTGAAGCATGCTGGCGGCCAGGTGGGCCCAACCGATCGTGTGCGCGTGCTTCGTTTGCTCAGCGAGTTGAATCGCCTCCGCCTCGTACTTGGCCGCCTCGGCAAATCTGCCGAGTTCGGCGAGGCTCATAATTAGCCAGGCGCGACCAAAGACTGATGCCGGCAATGCCAAGCCGAAATGTTCGTGGACCAATTCCACGGGCAGCGCGGCAAGGCTCCCGGTAGCGATCTCGACCACGTGCTCGTACTCGCCGCGGTAGTAGTACGCCTCCTCTAGACAGCTTGTCGCGACGACGCCAAGCCCCAAGTCCCCGCATTGCTGGGCGATGTCTACGGCGCGTGTGCCGGTCATGACGGCTTCCTCGAGCTCATCAAGCGTTGACAGGACGGTCGTCATGAAACCGCAGACCTGGCCACGCCGGTGATCGTCTTTCAACCGTTCGGCGAGAGCCTCGGCCTCGCGGAGGTGCTCGAGCATCTGCCGGACTTCACCAAGCTGGCGCAGCACTGGCCGCAACTCGAGGCGGATCTCGAAGGCGTTCTCCAGCGCCGCTTCGCTCTCTGGCAGTAACTTGAGAATACCCAGCGCATGCTCGAAGCAAGCGCGAGCTTCCGAGAGCGCCGACCGTCCGACCGCCTTCGCTCCAGCCTGCCGGAGATAGTGCACTGCCTTCTCTTGCCGCTCGCCTCGGACAGCGTGGTGCGCGAGCCGCTCGACCTGCTCACCCAGTCGATCAGCGTAAAGCTTTTCTATGGCAGTCACGACGCATGCGTGGATGTCACGGCGACGTTCGTGGAGCACTCCACTGTAGGCGACCTCATGGGTGAGGGCGTGCTTGAACGCATATTCGGGGTCAGGAAAGAGCTGTGTCAAATAGAGAAATTCGGCTGCCTGGAGATTGTCGAGCAGCCTGCGAAGCTCGTTGTCCTTCAGTCGGCTGATCGCATGCAGGAGGGCGAATGGGACGTTGGGTCCGATCACGGCCGCCTCTTCCAGCAGGTGCTTCTCGGCTGCGGGCAACGCGTCGATACGCGCAGCAAGGACCGCCTGCACGGTGGGCGGAATCTCGCTGCTCGAGAACGGCCTCGCAAGTCGATGGCTGCCCTCGAGCACACCAGTGTCGATCAGCGATCGCACGATTTCTTCGACGAAGAACGGGTTCCCATTGGAGCGCTCCACCAGAAAGCGCTTCAGGTTGTCCAGACTGGGGTCGGAGCCCAGCAGGGCTTGAAGGAATTCCGCGAGGCTCTCGCTGGCAAGGGGATCCAAATGTAGCTGGTGATAATTGGGCCGGTTCCTCCATTGGTCCCTGTATTCGGGCCGGTAACAAATCATCAGGAGCAACCGAGTATTCTGCGCGGCTACGACTACCTCGTTCAGCAAACCGAGGGAGAGCGAGTCGTTCCAGTGAAGTTCTTCGAAGACGGCAACGACCGGCCGCACGCGGCTCTCGCTCAACAACAGGCGGACGACTGCTTGATACGTGTACTGCCGATGCTGGACCGGATCGAGAGATCGGAACGGATGGTTCTCGTCCAGCGAATCGAGAAGATCCAGTAATGGCGGAATGGCGTCCCGCAGCGATTGGTCGAGCGTTAATACTTTTTCTGTCACTTTCTCGCGGATGGATCGCGTGCTGTCGTCGGCGCTGATCTTGAAATAATCTATAAGCAGTTCGATGACCGGCAGGTAAGGCGTTGCGCGACCATAGGGAGCGGATTTTGATTCCAAAACCAGCCATTCGGCTGTGTACTGCGAATGGACGAACTCGCGCACCAAGCGCGACTTGCCCACCCCCGCTTCGCCGACGATCGCCACCATTTGGCCTTGACCACGGCCGGCAAGGTGCTGCACGCGGCGGAGTTGCTCCAGCTCGAGCTCGCGCCCAACAAAGCGCGTGAGACCACGTCCAGCGGCGACCTGCAGGCGAGTCCGCGCAACGCCGGCGCCAGTCACCTCATAGAGTTGCACCGGCTCGGTTAACCCCTTCACTTGCATAGGGCCGAGTTGTTTCATCGCGATGTAGCCCTCCGCCAATTGGAACGTGGCAGCCGTTGTAAGTACCGAACCGGCCTTTGCCATCTGTTCCATGCGAGCCGCCAAATTCGCTGTCTGGCCAACTACGGTATAATCCATGTGCAGATCGTCGCCGATGGAGTAGACGACGATCTCGCCTGAGTTGATTCCGACTCGAATCTCTACTGCCAGCCCATGAGACCGGTGAACCAGATCTGAATATCGCGTGACCGTCTCTTGCATCCTGAGCGCCGCATAACAAGCACGCACGGCATGATCCTCACGGGCGATCGGCGCGCCGAAGACGGCCATGATCCCATCGCCCATGACCCTATTCACGGTGCCCTCGTAGCGGTGGACCGCCTCAATCATGCATTCGAGCACGGGATCGAAGAATTTCTTTGCAGCCTCGGGGTCGTGATCAGCAAAAAGCTCCATCGAGCCCTTGATATCGGCGAACAGAACGGTCACCTGTTTGCGCTCGCCATCGATGCCGACCGGTGCGCTCAGGATCTGATCGGCCAGGTGCTGAGGCGTGTAACTCTTCGGCGAGGCGAAGCGCGGATCGCCCGCAGGCTCTACGGGATGGCCGCATTCGGCGCAGAACTTGGCGGTTGTTGGCACCGCGCGTCCACAACTAGTGCAAGCTCGCGCCAGCTCTGCTCCACACTGGTCGCAGAACTTCGCCTCAGCAGTGTTCTCGTGCTCGCAGTTTGGACATTTCATTGCGGGCCCTTGAGCAAAACGCGAGCCGAATGCTCTACAAGAGTAGCGTCGCGAACGATCGGTAACAAGTGATATGTTCCCCTTCAAACGAGTTCGCCCATACGCCACCCCGGCCAGGTATCGGACCGACCACCCACCCCGATGCCGGTACCAGGGACCCGTTCGAAACGCAGCCCAGATAAATCGGCCTGTAACTTTCGCGAAACCAACTGCGAGAATCAGGAAGTAATCGTTGTAGACCCACAGCGACGAGCGAATGTGCTAGGCTACGGGCTGCCCATCCACCAACGAACCACACCACCATCAAACCATAATAGCTTCTAATCTGAGGAATGCAGGCGCTCGAGGATGTTATGATTTCATGGTGCGATGTTGGCGCCTAACTGCCAAGTCCGCGGGACGATCCGCGTAGTGGACCGGCCACCAAATCCGGCCCTATTACCGGGGACCCGTTCGATATGCAGCCTATGAAATTGCCATGTAAATTTGGTGCAACATCGCTCATGTTGTGAACCATCTCCCACGACACCATTAAACCATCAGACACCCAATCCCCGGCGCAGGAACGCCGTTCGATGCTACGATGGTGTTAGGGGGCTGCTAGCAAAAAGCATCTCTTCCTAGTCCGAAGCTGCCTCTGGTGGCCACACGGCCGGCAAACCCAATATATCTGCTAGGCTCTCACCGTCGGTTGGCGCGACCTTGTCCGGCTTGTATTCAAAGCCCGGTAACCCCAGGAGGCCATCCGGAAGTGGTCTTTCCGTCCAGGGATTGCGGACGAGGATTGGCCGCCAACGCTCGTCTCTCAAATCCCAGAGATGTGGTTTTGGCAAAATGTGAGACGAAAAAGCCAATCGTGTTCGGTTCGTTGATGCGGACGTTTTCGGCGACTTGCAGCAGGGCCTGGCGCATAGTGTCTTCGTGACCCTTCTTGGCGCGGATAACGGCAGTAATCGTCAGCATATCAGCCCTTTCCCATGATAGACTTCCGTCGGCGATCGGACGCCTTGACCGACGAACGATTCGGCATATCGCCGCAACTCAACGGTCGCTCATGTTAACGCTCGCGGGACGATGCCCGCAACCGGGGCCGAACGGCAGACATCGCTCCGCCGAGGGTCGAAAATGACGACGCACCAACAGAAAGCGAAGCCCGTATGAGTGAGCGACTTGAGACGCTGCAAAAGGCGCGGGAGCGCATGGTCGAGGACCGCGACGCCTTCGCAAAAACCCTGGCCGCGCCGTTCGACCGCGACAAGGCCGAGCGGGCGCGGCTCAAATTCATCGAGACCCAGGCCTTGATCGACGCCATCGACCGCGCCATCGCCGGCGAGCGGACCGTGCCGGGCGCGGCGTAAGCCCCTTTACGCCTTCACGAGGCTTTCGAAGCCGCCATAAATCATCCGCTTGGCGTCGAACGGCAACGACTTGGTGTCCATCATGCCGGCCAGCCGCTTGTCGGCCATCACCTTGGCATTGACGCGGTCGCGTTGCGCGCGCGACTTGTAGGTGATCCAGGAGAAGATCACGGTTTCGCCGGGCTTGAGCTTGACGCTGCGCGGAAACGAGGTGCGCTTTCCGACCTTGACGTCCTCGGCCACCCATTCGCGGTAATCCAGCGCGCCATGCTCGCGCCAAACCTTGCCGGCCTTCTTCGCCATGGTGCGGTAAGCTTCCAGATTCTTCTTCGGAACCGCGACGATAAATCCATCGACGTAAGACATCCGCATTCCTCCCATTATCGCCCGAGCGTCGCGCGCAATTGTGGATTATGTCTGGCAGCAGGCAGTGCCTGGCGCTGGCTCATACGGGTCGCGCATCAGCCCTCAGGCAGCGCGAGGTACGTGCTTGCCCGCGAGCACGGTTTCGGCGGGAAACAGCCGCTGGCGACCGGTGCGCGTGCCCTTGTAGTTATCGAGGAATTCGAACGACCCGTCCCGCAACTCGAGCATCGCCACATCGGCCGGCGCGCCCACATTGATGGTGCCGCGGTCATCGAACGAGGGGAAGCAACGCGCCGCGTTGACGGTAGCGCAGGCGATGATCTGGCTCAGCGGCATACCAAACATGATGAATTTCGACATGACGTTCGGAAGATCGACGACGCCCGAGGTCTTCGACGCCGTGTTCCAGTCGGTGGAGAAGGTGTCGGGCCACAGGCCCTGCCGGGTCGCCTTCTCGACCGTATCCCAATCGAAGTGATCGGCGACCCCGTTGCCGAAATCGAAGATGATGCCGCGCCGGCGCGCCGCCATCACCTCCGGCAGCAAAATACCCTTGTCGTCGAGGATGCCGTTCGTCCCCGGTGCATACATGTGCGTGACGATGTCGCCGCGCTTGAGCAGGGCAAGAATGGCACGCAACGGCGAGTAGTTCTGGCCGATATGGATCATGACCGGAAGATTGAACGGCGCGGCGGCCTCCTGCGCGCGCCGCAGCGCTTCGAGGTCGTTGGCGCCCGCGACGTTGTCCGACAGGCGCGCCTTGACGCCCACGACGACGTCACGATTACGCTCGATGGCCCCTCGCGCCAGGGCCACGTTGGCGGCGTTGATATCGTGTAGCTCGCCGCCGGGAGCGATGACGCCGGTGCGCGCGATATTGACGAGGCAACGGCCGATCTGCGGCGCGCCGCGCGCGACCGCGGCAACGGCATCCATGTTATCCGCGCCGCCGGTGCCGGCATCGACCCAGCCGGTCACGCCGTCCTGCAGGCACATCGGCGGACCCTCCTTGCTGCGGCCGGCATGGGTGTGGATGTCGATCAAGCCCGGAGCGACGATCTTGCCGCGCGCATCGATGGTCTCGGTAGCGTCGGCGGCGATGCCGGCTTCGACCGCCGCGATCCTGCCGCCCGAGATCGCCACGTCGCGGATGGCGTCGAGCCCGGCCGAAGGGTCGATGACGCGCCCACCTTTGATGACGAGATCATAGCTCGCAGCGTGCGCCCTTGAAATGGGGGCAAACAGCGCAGCGCCGGTGGCGCAGACCATTTGGCGTCGATTCATCACGGTCGTTTCCTCCCTCGCTGGAATTCTACCAGTCGTGTTTTACGGGTCAGCTTCGTATGATTGGCCGACGGCAGCAGCGCATTGCCCCGCTCACGCTGCGACCCCCATTCGCAAGCGCGTGTCGCGCAACGAGGGCCGGCGATGCAGGCGGCGGTCGAGCAGGTCGCGCGCCTTGGCGGGCTCGCCGCTGTTCATCAGAGCGATCAGCAGTGTGTCCTCGATCATTTCGCGCTGGGCATGGCTGCCGCCGATGCGCACCACGTCCGCGGCCACCGGCTCCAATATCTCCGCGCATGTCCGATAGTTTTCCTCGGCAAAGGCGCGCGCCGCGCGGCAGATATCCGGCACCACGGGGCCTGCCGGAAGCTTGCCCTGATGGCGCCGCGCCTCGAGATCGGCAATGCGCGCCTCCAGCGCGCTCCAGTTTCCGGTCATGGCCGTCAATAGCGCCATGTGGACATCGACAAACGAATTGCCGGTTTTCGGAAACCACCCCCCGGCGTGATCGGCAAGATCGCGCCAGACATCGCGTTGCACCGGATGGCCGGAGGCCTGCAGCCGCCACAACAGCGAAACGCCGTCGGTCATGACATTGAGCGGCGGAGCCGGATTGATCTTCGGCTGGATGCGTTCGGCATAGATGCTGCTCGCTCGCTCAGTGTCACCGTTTTCCAACGCCAATAACGCCTGATGCCATGCGACATGGCCATAGAGCAATCCGGAGCGGTCATAGACCGGCAGCCAACCCGCGATCAGGTTCTCGGCATCCAGCACTGAGCCGTCTTCGAACATCGCATGCGTCAATGCATGAAGGGCGTGGGCGTTCTTGCGTCTTTGATCAAAGGCACGCTGGGTGATCCGCCGTCCGGCCTCGACATCGCCGTTTTCGGTGTGCGACCAGCCGAGGAAGGTCAGGAACCACCAGTCCTCGCCATAATGATGCTTGTGCCGCTCGCACAGATCGACGCGGGCCTGATCGTGGTCCGCCATCCCGGAGAAAGCGAACAGGCCGAAGGCGCCGAGCGGCAGCGACATGATCAGGGCATCACGCGGCCAACGGTCGAGATGATCGAGCGTCAGTTCGAGCGCCCTCGCCGGTTGGCCTTCCGTCGTCAGCGCCAGGATTTCGACATGGCTCTTCTCCCGCGCGCTGCCATTGCGCGCGACAAGCGCGCGCGCAATGGCGGCCTTTTTCCGGGCCTGCTGCATTTCGGCGTAGATCAAATGAGCCCGCGCGCGGGCAGCAAGGGCCAGTGCGAAATCACCGTCCGCCTCGATCGCGCTATCCAGCGCCTGCGCGGCACCGGGCCAGGCCGACTGCAAGAGGTCGATGCCCTCGCGGTAGCGCTGCGCCGCCGTTTCGCTTTGGGTTGAAAGGCCTAAGCCATATCGATCTTCAAAAGCCATCGGGTCCCTCCGAGATATCAACCTCGATCTGCAATATGTCTGGCAGCAGGCGACGGCCCCCGACGCCGGCTTGTATTGGTCGCGCAGCCGCGGGGCAAACTCGAATTGGAGATGACTGTCGCCTCGAGGTCGGAGGCCCGGCGCAGAAACCCGCTGCCGCGTTCATACAGCAATACCGATCGGTCGGCAGCGAGCGCGCCAGGTTCGAGCACAAATCCTTCGTGCTGTTTCAGAAACAACTCGCGTCCGCATCCAGGCGTAAGGCATTCGACCTTTCCCTTCGGACATTGCGCAAAGGTGCAGAGCCGGCCGAGGTAATCGGCCCAGCCCTCGCCGAACAAGAAAATGTCGACCTGGTGGTGAGCGACGCCGATGCCGCTTTGCTCATGGAGATCGATCACGGCCCGGCCGCGGGCCCGATTAAGAGCAGACAGATTGTCGAGGCGATCGATCGCTATGGCGAGGTCGATGTCTCCACACTCGTGGAGGATTTCGATCCCGTGACGTCTGAAGGGTTGAAAGCGTGGAACTTCACGAACCAGCGGCTGGGCCAACGAGCCGAACAACGCGACCGCGCGTACCTCCGGGACCTTTGCCAAATCTGCCGCTATTGCGTCTGCGGCGCGCCGGAATCCGACCTGCCGCGCGACCATGAGGCGATCCTGTTCCGCGACTTGTCGGCGGGTGGGCTTGCTGGGCACGGTTTTGAGAGCCGTTCTTGAGCGACCAAATGCCTCTTGAGGCTACATCGGAAGTCGCCAAAGCAAAAGCTTCCTTACATCCCTACCGAGTGTCCCAATAGGATTGGGCCGTAGTCTTAGTCTTTGCGAGGAGCAAAGCGAACGAAGCAATCCAGCTTCTGCGCCGGTTCATCAAGGCTGGATTGCTTCGCGGAGCCCGTCATCCCGCGCGCGTTCGCGCGACCCGTTGGTTCGCAATGACGATCCCACGGAACTCAGCTCTGGCAGCACGCGGCCGTTCACGCTTCCGGTTTATACTGGTCGCGCAGCCGCAGCCAGTCCATCGGATAGGGCAGGCCTTCTTCGTGGCGGCCGAGCGGGGTCAGATCGAGATAGTGATAGGTGGCGTTCATCATGTCGAGGCCGCGGGCAAAGCATGAATAGGTGTGGAAGATGTTGCCGGCTTCATCGCGGTAAAACACGCTGATCCCGGGCGCTTCCTCGACGCCGAAGCCCGAGGTGCCGAAATTATACACCTTGGCTTGCGACTTGATCTGCTCCGGCGTGAACGACACGGCGTAGTCGTAGTTGAAATCGTTGCCGGCCGAAGAGAGCCAGTCGAAGGTCCAGCCCATCCGCGCCTTGAACGCGTCGAGCTTTGATAGCGGCGCGCGCGAGATCGCGACCAGCGTGGTGTCGCGCGCGGCCAGATGCGGGGTGATGCGCTCAAAACCGTCGGCCCAGAACGAGCAGCTCTTGCAGCCCTCGTTCCAGTCGGGCGCGAACATGAAATGCTGCACCACCAACTGGCTGCGCCCCTTGAACAGATCGGCCAGCGTCAGTTTGCCGTTCGGCCCGTCGAACAGATAGGCCTTGTCGACCTTGACCCAAGGCAGCGCGCGCCGTTCCTCGCTCAGCCGGTCGCGGGCGCGGGTATATTCCTTCTCATGCGCCATATGGAGCTTGCGGGCTTCGATCCATTCCTCACGCGAGACGATTTTGTGCGGTTGCATGATACGCTCCTCTATGTTGAGACATTTCAGGCGACGAATTTTTCGAGCTTTTCGAGCGCGCCGGTCCAGCCGCGCTCGTGCCCATCGCGGGCGGCCTGATCGAACAGCTGCTCGTGCAAAAGCGTGAGCAGCGTGCCCTCGCCATCGGATTTCAGCGACACTGTCACCAGCGATTCGCGTTCCGGCGTCGAATGCCAGGCCCAGCTGAATACCAGCCGCTCATTCGGCACCACCTCGTGATAGACGCCGCCGACCTCGTAATACTCGTCATCGGTGGAGAAACTGACGCAAAAACGGCCACCGATCCGGGCGTCGATGTCGGCGTGGAACGAGCCGGGCTTGGCGTCCGCGCGTCCGAACCACCGGATTATTTTTTGCGGGTCGGTCCACGCCGCGAAGACTTTCGCCGGCGGGGCGTTGAGACGGCGTTTGAAGCTGAGGCTCGGCCTGGTGACGTCGGCGGCAGCGTCTGATTTGGTTGCCATTCTTCTTCCTCCACAAACGCGGCAAGCCGGTCGAGACCTTCGGACCAGAAGCGCTGGTAGCGATTGAGCCAGTCCATCGCCTGCTCCATTGGCGCGGTGGTCAAGCGGCACGCCACAATGCGCCCGGTCTTGGCGCGCGCGACCAGCCCGGCGTCCGACAGCACGTCGAGATGCTTCATGATCGCCGGCAGCGACATCGCAAAGGGCTGCGCGAGTTCGCTCACCGAGATCGAATCTCGTTTGCCGAGCCGGGCCAGCAGCGCCCGCCGGGTCGGGTCCGCCAGCGCGGCAAAGGTGCGGTCCAGGGCCTCATCGCTATACTTAACCATGTGGTTTAGTATAGCGGCAAACCAAAAGGCGTCAAGAGTTCTCTTCACGTTCGCGGGAAAGCGATCGCGGCATGATAGCTAAGACCGCCGCTAATCTTTTCTCGTCATCACCCGCGAAGGCGGGTGATCCAGTATCCCGGAGCAGGTGCGATAGAGCCGAGAAGCCGCGGCGTACTGTATACCCCGCTGGAGCCTGTCATCGGGCTCGCCGAAGGCGAGACCCGGCGGCGGGGTATGACGATCGGATTTGGTTCGTCCGCCCTCAATCCTCATCAATAATCCCGATACGCCCGGCTGCGCGGCGCGCGTCCATAGGCGACGCGCGGATTGACGTTGCACCAGACGCGACGGCCGGAGGCGGACGCGATGCATTGGGCATAGCTCCGGTAGGAGCAATCGCCCGGATAACCAAATCCGCCGCCGGTGACGCACCAGGGGTAATCATGGGCGGCCGCAGGACCAGCGCCGGCCATGGTGGCGGCGCCGGCTGCCAGGAAAACCAACATCGCCAACTTCGCATTGCGCATGAGTTTTATCTCCTCTGCCAAAGCTCGCGTCGCCTCGCATTGAGAACGAGACCGCTTGGGTAAGGTTCCGGAGGCCGTCTTTATTCCACCTTGGCGCCGGAAAATTGCACCACCTTCTCCCATTTAGCGGTCTCGGCGGCGATCATCGCGCCGAACGCCTCCGGCGTGTCGATCAGCGGCTCGCCGCCCAATTCGATCAGGCGCGCCCTCATCGCGGGCTCGGCGAGCACCGCGTTGATCTCGTGGTTGAGCTTCTCGATGATTTCCGGCGGCGTCTTCTTTGGCGCGCCCATGCCGAACAGCGCGCTCGCTTCATAGCCCGGCACGGTTTCGGCGACGGTCGGCACGTCGGGCAGTTGCGGCGACCGCGCGGCCGTCGTCACCGCAAGCGCACGCAGCCCGCCTTTGGCGATGTGCCCGATGATCGAGGGCATGTTGTCGAAAATCACCTGGACGCGATTGCCGAGCATGTCGGTGATCGCGGGTGCTGCGCCCTTATAAGGAATGTGCTCCATCTTGATGCCCGCCATCGCCATGAACAATTCACCGGACAGATGCACCGACGTGCCGTTGCCCGACGACGCCATGTTCACCTTGCCCGGATTGGCCTTCACATAGGCGATGAACTCGGCGGCCGTCTTCGCCGGCACGTCCGGGGCGACCGTCATCACGTTCGGCACGCGGTTGAAGGCTGCGACCGGCGCGATGTCGCGAATGAAGTTGAATTTCAAATTGGTGTAGAGCGAGGCGTTGATATAATTCGCCGGGTTGACCAGCAGCACCGTGTAGCCATCGGGCGCGGCGTTGACCACCGTCTCGGTGCCGATGTTGTTGCCGGCGCCGGGCTTGTTCTCGATCACGAATTGCTGGCCGAGCTTTTCCGACAGCCGCTGGCCGATCAGACGCGCCAGGATGTCGGTCGCGCCGCCCGGCGGAAATCCGACCACAAAGCGCACCGGCCGCGTCGGATAATCCAGCGCCGAGGCGCCGCCGGTCGGAGCGATTGCCGCAACACCCATGGCAAGCACAAAAATCGCGGCGCGACGCGAAACCATCCAACGCAAAAGCATAAAAAGTCTCCCTGTTATCCGGAATTACGCATCCGGTATGTTGTTGTTGAATTGACGATCGGCACGCGTTGTAACAAACAAAGC is drawn from Bradyrhizobium lablabi and contains these coding sequences:
- a CDS encoding SRPBCC family protein, with product MATKSDAAADVTRPSLSFKRRLNAPPAKVFAAWTDPQKIIRWFGRADAKPGSFHADIDARIGGRFCVSFSTDDEYYEVGGVYHEVVPNERLVFSWAWHSTPERESLVTVSLKSDGEGTLLTLLHEQLFDQAARDGHERGWTGALEKLEKFVA
- a CDS encoding ArsR/SmtB family transcription factor encodes the protein MVKYSDEALDRTFAALADPTRRALLARLGKRDSISVSELAQPFAMSLPAIMKHLDVLSDAGLVARAKTGRIVACRLTTAPMEQAMDWLNRYQRFWSEGLDRLAAFVEEEEWQPNQTLPPTSPGRASASNAVSTPRRRKSSRRGPTRKK
- a CDS encoding DUF3551 domain-containing protein, with amino-acid sequence MRNAKLAMLVFLAAGAATMAGAGPAAAHDYPWCVTGGGFGYPGDCSYRSYAQCIASASGRRVWCNVNPRVAYGRAPRSRAYRDY
- a CDS encoding putative quinol monooxygenase, which translates into the protein MLTITAVIRAKKGHEDTMRQALLQVAENVRINEPNTIGFFVSHFAKTTSLGFERRALAANPRPQSLDGKTTSGWPPGVTGL
- a CDS encoding DUF1428 domain-containing protein: MSYVDGFIVAVPKKNLEAYRTMAKKAGKVWREHGALDYREWVAEDVKVGKRTSFPRSVKLKPGETVIFSWITYKSRAQRDRVNAKVMADKRLAGMMDTKSLPFDAKRMIYGGFESLVKA
- a CDS encoding adenylate/guanylate cyclase domain-containing protein, which encodes MKCPNCEHENTAEAKFCDQCGAELARACTSCGRAVPTTAKFCAECGHPVEPAGDPRFASPKSYTPQHLADQILSAPVGIDGERKQVTVLFADIKGSMELFADHDPEAAKKFFDPVLECMIEAVHRYEGTVNRVMGDGIMAVFGAPIAREDHAVRACYAALRMQETVTRYSDLVHRSHGLAVEIRVGINSGEIVVYSIGDDLHMDYTVVGQTANLAARMEQMAKAGSVLTTAATFQLAEGYIAMKQLGPMQVKGLTEPVQLYEVTGAGVARTRLQVAAGRGLTRFVGRELELEQLRRVQHLAGRGQGQMVAIVGEAGVGKSRLVREFVHSQYTAEWLVLESKSAPYGRATPYLPVIELLIDYFKISADDSTRSIREKVTEKVLTLDQSLRDAIPPLLDLLDSLDENHPFRSLDPVQHRQYTYQAVVRLLLSESRVRPVVAVFEELHWNDSLSLGLLNEVVVAAQNTRLLLMICYRPEYRDQWRNRPNYHQLHLDPLASESLAEFLQALLGSDPSLDNLKRFLVERSNGNPFFVEEIVRSLIDTGVLEGSHRLARPFSSSEIPPTVQAVLAARIDALPAAEKHLLEEAAVIGPNVPFALLHAISRLKDNELRRLLDNLQAAEFLYLTQLFPDPEYAFKHALTHEVAYSGVLHERRRDIHACVVTAIEKLYADRLGEQVERLAHHAVRGERQEKAVHYLRQAGAKAVGRSALSEARACFEHALGILKLLPESEAALENAFEIRLELRPVLRQLGEVRQMLEHLREAEALAERLKDDHRRGQVCGFMTTVLSTLDELEEAVMTGTRAVDIAQQCGDLGLGVVATSCLEEAYYYRGEYEHVVEIATGSLAALPVELVHEHFGLALPASVFGRAWLIMSLAELGRFAEAAKYEAEAIQLAEQTKHAHTIGWAHLAASMLHLFKGDWVKARLLVDQWLNIPGTLEVAVLLPWAVASSAWTLAQIGEADEALSRVREGERLLELQETRGIVGHSSWAYHALSRALLLIGRLDQARRLGCRSIELARRQPGFKAHALLLLGELATHPDEFDAESGLARYRQALALAELHAMRPLVAHCRLGLGKLFDRIGQPDHARENMTAAAMLYREMDMHFWLEAGWR
- a CDS encoding Bug family tripartite tricarboxylate transporter substrate binding protein — translated: MVSRRAAIFVLAMGVAAIAPTGGASALDYPTRPVRFVVGFPPGGATDILARLIGQRLSEKLGQQFVIENKPGAGNNIGTETVVNAAPDGYTVLLVNPANYINASLYTNLKFNFIRDIAPVAAFNRVPNVMTVAPDVPAKTAAEFIAYVKANPGKVNMASSGNGTSVHLSGELFMAMAGIKMEHIPYKGAAPAITDMLGNRVQVIFDNMPSIIGHIAKGGLRALAVTTAARSPQLPDVPTVAETVPGYEASALFGMGAPKKTPPEIIEKLNHEINAVLAEPAMRARLIELGGEPLIDTPEAFGAMIAAETAKWEKVVQFSGAKVE
- a CDS encoding DUF899 domain-containing protein, with the translated sequence MQPHKIVSREEWIEARKLHMAHEKEYTRARDRLSEERRALPWVKVDKAYLFDGPNGKLTLADLFKGRSQLVVQHFMFAPDWNEGCKSCSFWADGFERITPHLAARDTTLVAISRAPLSKLDAFKARMGWTFDWLSSAGNDFNYDYAVSFTPEQIKSQAKVYNFGTSGFGVEEAPGISVFYRDEAGNIFHTYSCFARGLDMMNATYHYLDLTPLGRHEEGLPYPMDWLRLRDQYKPEA
- a CDS encoding tetratricopeptide repeat protein, giving the protein MAFEDRYGLGLSTQSETAAQRYREGIDLLQSAWPGAAQALDSAIEADGDFALALAARARAHLIYAEMQQARKKAAIARALVARNGSAREKSHVEILALTTEGQPARALELTLDHLDRWPRDALIMSLPLGAFGLFAFSGMADHDQARVDLCERHKHHYGEDWWFLTFLGWSHTENGDVEAGRRITQRAFDQRRKNAHALHALTHAMFEDGSVLDAENLIAGWLPVYDRSGLLYGHVAWHQALLALENGDTERASSIYAERIQPKINPAPPLNVMTDGVSLLWRLQASGHPVQRDVWRDLADHAGGWFPKTGNSFVDVHMALLTAMTGNWSALEARIADLEARRHQGKLPAGPVVPDICRAARAFAEENYRTCAEILEPVAADVVRIGGSHAQREMIEDTLLIALMNSGEPAKARDLLDRRLHRRPSLRDTRLRMGVAA
- a CDS encoding amidohydrolase/deacetylase family metallohydrolase → MNRRQMVCATGAALFAPISRAHAASYDLVIKGGRVIDPSAGLDAIRDVAISGGRIAAVEAGIAADATETIDARGKIVAPGLIDIHTHAGRSKEGPPMCLQDGVTGWVDAGTGGADNMDAVAAVARGAPQIGRCLVNIARTGVIAPGGELHDINAANVALARGAIERNRDVVVGVKARLSDNVAGANDLEALRRAQEAAAPFNLPVMIHIGQNYSPLRAILALLKRGDIVTHMYAPGTNGILDDKGILLPEVMAARRRGIIFDFGNGVADHFDWDTVEKATRQGLWPDTFSTDWNTASKTSGVVDLPNVMSKFIMFGMPLSQIIACATVNAARCFPSFDDRGTINVGAPADVAMLELRDGSFEFLDNYKGTRTGRQRLFPAETVLAGKHVPRAA